ATAGTCTTATATATAGAAGGCATAAACATTTGAGTCACCGAGTGTTAAGTGTTTCACCTATTTATAGAAAGACCAAAGTACAACTCAGTTCCAAGACAAGCATAAATTGCGCATAAATCCAGTTCACATGTGTCAACTGTCAAAGACAAGGAAACTCAATTACATGCCCAACCCAAATGCGTTAAGTGTAACATTTAACaaataggaaagaaaaaaataataacagaAACTACATACAAAAGGAGATGAAAAGCAAGCAAGCATAAAGAGAAGCAGTTGCGGCACTCAACATGCTCCTCCTTCAGGCAACCAATTTAACTAGCGAGAAAAAAGCCTCTCTCTAACCTTCCACAGCCGTAAGCATCCGAGCATATCAAACACCCTCTAAAAGGGATGATATAAAAGAGAAATATGATTACTTGAGAGGCTGCATTGTCTTCCAGGGGAACATTCTTACGAGGAAAGCTGGAACCTGCCGCTAGGTTTTTTTCTTCTCCATCCCTGAAATGTTCAGAAACAAGAACAAAATCAGACCTTCAAATACAGGAACCAGACACAGGCAATTCACTCAAAGAATGAAACAGAAAGATAAAAGCAAAGATGGCTGATGACTTACAAAGGCAACATAATACACGAAGGTCAATGCTGCTAAAACAATGAATGCGATTTGAAATACATTATACCTGTAATGCCAATATGCCCAACAATGTCAGTAGACATATACATATATGCCTGATCTGAATCAAACTTGGAATTCATATGGTATAAACTCACTTGTACAAATATTTAATTCCACGAAGAGACTGCAATGTGTGGCCGAATATTTCCTGTGCAGCAGTTGCTTGAGCATAGTACCCAAATGCGGTGGCACAGAACTGTATGACACTAAAATTgcaaacaaaaatattatttcgTCAATTACTGTTCAACACATAATTCCCTAATACAATTTTCAACAACCAAGCACAAACCTAGAAATTCAACATGTTCTAATAAGAGATAACTCGAGATAACATAGAAACAAAGATTGAGTGCATTAGCCAAGTCACCAACCTTATTGAGCACAAAAGAATAAGTCCCACATTGAACAGAAAAGAGTTCATTAGCGTAGCTCCCCACCTACAAAATGTCCATTAAACATGTCAGCCAGCAGGTCGTTTTCTAGACAATTAACCAAAATGCCATCAACATAGGATACATTACTTCATAGGATGAATTGTAATGAAAACCAATCGCAGGCCAAGCATCATTGCTCCAGCAATCACAGCAAGCAGAAGGTAGAAGCAAAAGAATGCAAATGCAACGGTACCCAGAAGACCTGAAAAAAACGAAAACATAGATCTCCCATAAATTCTGAAAGCAGCaaacagagaaaagaaaggtTAAAAATGGTTTTGGAAGTACCCCATATATCATCCAGCTTGATGAAAATCTCATTCAGGAAGGGAGAAAGTGGTGGATCAATCAGAAGGTATATGACAATATGAATGATCCAAGCCACTGAAACAATCAACCTAACAAATTGCCGAACGAAGGCATGTTAGATAGTTCCTTTTAGTACACTGGTAGTTCCTTTTAGTACACTGGTTGCAACCTCTCATTGTTTAGAGAAATAAGAGTTATATCCTTTTTTCTAAAGATAGCAGCAATATATTTCAGTGCATATATCGACACAAAATGCATGATGTAAGCACTCACCCTAAGATTCCCAACACAAGTTTTGCCAAGTATCCAAGAACAGTCAAGGCCCAGGAAGTTTCAGCCTGAAATGTCATGGCAAGGGAGTTGATACAGAAATAAGAAGGAATGAGACTGTAAGCAAGTGTCATGTCAACACACTACACAAAATTCCACGTTATTTCAGATACCTTTTCTCCTTGAGGATACATCTCTTCCAAAAGTTTTACATCTTCTTCTAGCTGAAGCAACTCCTGCAGTGTTAATCAAGAATGTAAATAACCACAGCTAATGAACAGTAGGAAATATGCAAAAACATCAAATGATAACTACTTCATCACTCATACCCCTAAAACTCACTATATTAACTCCAACTCTTACCAAGCAACTAAAAAAACTGCCACAAACTAATACAGCAATTGAAATATAACTAAGCTTTAGAATAATGATTACAACACAAGCCAAATTATTGAATAATCTGATATTTCAACCCAAAAGGAGAAGTGAATAAGCAAATAACATTTGAACTAGAGGGGCCTACAACTCATGACCAGAGCTAGTTTGGACAAAGTAATTATTGTCATAGAGAATGGAACAAACTAGAATTCAGAGACAAAAGTAAGTTTAGGATTTCacaacataccttttccacagcCTTAACATTTTTACGCCATTTTCTACCCTTAGAACCACTTCTTTCTTCCTGATGAAGGGCATCAGCAGCTTTCTTCACTTCTTTTGCCCTTTTACCAAGTTCAGTTGCTTCCTACAACATCAATTAAAACTATGACCATTGGCAATTACAACAAAATATGCAAATATCAATACTATTTTCCAACTCTAGTGCATTGCTTGATATCACAGCATCATACGcaattaaaaggaaaagaaaacctTAATATATTGTGAGCGAGTGATAACAGCCTTTGGACGGCGTATAAATGAAGCAATAAGCCCAAGAGGCAAACAAGCGATACCTACACCACCAAAAATCTGACAAGGAATTTCGAGATGTAAGCAATATATTCTACCAAGAGAAAAGGTCAACATTAACTAGAATTCTAAccaaatccaaattaaaaaatatatgaacattgaaattatcaagaaattcaaTACCGAGAAAAGAACTGATCCAACAATTGTGGCAAGAGCAACAACATATTCTGGAAAGGTAGTACGCATAGTCCATGTCTTCTCTGATGAAGCACTTGCAGTATATGCAGAACACTGTATCCAAAGAGAAAATAAGGAAACAAAAGATGGAATGATGAGCTTAAAGAAACTGATTAAGGGAAAAACCACAATATTCTACAATAATAAAGAAAGGATAACACCACATCTTAAATGGGAAAAACAATTACTAACCGCGCGTGCACCACTGCCACCAATACAAGGCTGACCACTAGAGAAGTCCCAATTACTTGGGAAATTAGTAGTGACAGAAGACAAGTGCCTAACAGTAAAATCCACCTTTCCAGCTAACCCTGATATAccataaaaaaaggttaaaatcaATGGACGCCTGCTACAAATAAACCTATAAGTAACACACTCCAATCAACAAATGCAAAAAATCAATTTGCTTTGTTCTACCAAGCCTGTCTATGTAGAACTTTTTTTGGCTAAAGATATTCTGATTGTAAAAGCAACTTCAATTACAATTTGTACTAAGAGACATTAACTGAATATTCCAGTGATCAATCTTGCTCCTATTCCTAACCTAACATTCAGCTCAAATGCTCAATATTCACACGGCATGTAAAAAACTCAATGACAAAAAAGAAAACgctaatgaaattaaatttgatataaaaaggGCAAAACGAAAACCAACCATAGAGAATTCCAAGCAAGAGAGCA
This window of the Gossypium hirsutum isolate 1008001.06 chromosome A09, Gossypium_hirsutum_v2.1, whole genome shotgun sequence genome carries:
- the LOC107937066 gene encoding LIMR family protein At5g01460; its protein translation is MGDFNLALVIVAIVVCVLVFLFNVYLLVNYQHPDDANQAYFPKFVVVFGLSIAAISILMLPADVANRQACRHAIYNGACNLTLPMKELWLAVYIIDAVLVFFVIPFAMFYYEGDQDKSVGKRIKSALLWVVTTAIVCALLLGILYGLAGKVDFTVRHLSSVTTNFPSNWDFSSGQPCIGGSGARACSAYTASASSEKTWTMRTTFPEYVVALATIVGSVLFSIFGGVGIACLPLGLIASFIRRPKAVITRSQYIKEATELGKRAKEVKKAADALHQEERSGSKGRKWRKNVKAVEKELLQLEEDVKLLEEMYPQGEKAETSWALTVLGYLAKLVLGILGLIVSVAWIIHIVIYLLIDPPLSPFLNEIFIKLDDIWGLLGTVAFAFFCFYLLLAVIAGAMMLGLRLVFITIHPMKWGATLMNSFLFNVGLILLCSISVIQFCATAFGYYAQATAAQEIFGHTLQSLRGIKYLYKYNVFQIAFIVLAALTFVYYVAFGWRRKKPSGRFQLSS